Genomic DNA from Coregonus clupeaformis isolate EN_2021a chromosome 9, ASM2061545v1, whole genome shotgun sequence:
aaaggcaatgttaccaaatactaattgagtgtatgtaaacttctgacccactgggaatgtgaaagaaataaaagctgaaataaatcattctctctactattattgtgacatttcacatccttaaaataaagtggtgatcctaactaaactaagacagggaatttttactaggattaaatgtcaggaattgtgaaaaactgagtttaaatgtatttggctaaggtgtatgtaaacttccgacttcaactgtatagtcaCAAACATCACCGTCTTTATAGTCACAAACATCACCATCTTTATAGTCACAAACATCACCGTCTTTATAGTCACAAACATCACCCGTCTTTATAGTCACAAACATCACCATCTTTATAGTCACAAACATCACCATCTTTATAGTCACAAACATCACCCGTCTTTATAGTCACAAACATCACCATCTTTATAGTCACAAACATCACCGTCTTTATAGTCACAAACATCACTGTCTTTATAGTCACAAACATCAACCATATTTCAATCACAATGcagggtcaaatcaaatcaaatcaaatttgtcacatgcgccgaatacaacaggtgtagactttaccgtgaagtgcttacttacgagcccctTCCCAACATTGCAAAATTTAAAACTAATAAAATGTGCTAATAAAATTtgaaaaaagtaacacaataaatagcaataacgaggctatatacaaggagtactggtaccgagtcaatgtgcaggggtacgaggtagttgaggtaggggtaaaagggactaggcaatcaggatagataatagacagagtagcagcagcagcgtatgtggagagtgtgaaagtgtgtgtgtgtgtgtggcgtcaatatgcatgtgtgtgttttgtgtgagttTATGTAGTGTGCGTAGAGTCAGtgtaagagagtcagtgcaaaaaagggtcattGCAATAGTCTGGGTAGACATTTTATTAactattcagcagtcttatggcttgggggtagaagctgttcagatgCCTTTTGGTCCCATACTTATATAGACATCAGGCTACATTATCACTATGCAGGGTCATTAGGCTACATTACCGTTCTCCTGGGCGAAGCGGGCCGCCTCGAGGAAGGTGACCTCTCTGTCAGCCTCCAGGTCCTTCTTGTTCCCACACAGGATGATGACGATGTTTGGACTGGCCAGCGTTCGAGCGTCTGTCAACCAGTTGGTCAGGGCATTGTACGTTTCCCGACTTGGttacacagacacaaagacagacagatagacacagaggTATAATCATGTTTAAAATTCAGTGGATCCACTGACGTGGCTGCAATGGAATAAAGTGATGTCATGAATTGTTACTTGTTGATTTGGAATTGGTCTAAATCAGGGTCTTACCTGGTGATGTCATAAACCAGGAGAGCTCCTGCTGCCCCTCTGTAATAACTGCGAGTCACTGACCTGGAAGCAGGGGGGAAAATGTTGCTTAGAACATCCACAAATACTATCTCATGATCTAATTCCAGTCATTTGAAGATCTCTCAAATGTCCCCCTGCAACAACCTCTCTCCGATCAAATGATAAAATGAACATCCTGCTGAGATAACATCAGACAGTCATGCACAGATAACATGCTTCCTGTTAATGTGCAGTAGAGCTACCTACCGGAATCGCTCCTGTCCAGCTGTGTCCCAAATCTGCAACTTGACCGTCTTACCGGCGACCATCACCACCCGGGAGCCAAACTCCACCCCAATGGTGTGGCTGGAGTCCTGCTTGACTACATGGGACAGAACAgacaacacagtacagtagacacCGTGGTTATCCAAAAACCTGGTAGTGAATACCATTACAGTACCCTACTTTAACATTACAGTACCATCTCTGTGGGGGCAGTGATCTTTAAGACATGCCCTCTTTCTGGAAGTTCAATATAATCACTATGATAACAATTTGACTTACACTTGTTTTCTATAAATTGATGGAGAACACAGGATTTCCCTGATCCTGCACTTCCAATCACCAAGAATTTAAAAAGGAAATCTGGAAAAGAATAATGGAGAAAAAAATCAATAATACATTTACTACATCACACGACTACAGACTGACCACAAGGCGGAAGCCAAGAGCAGGGTGTTGTTGAAAGCCACTAGCTTGTCATTTTCTCACAAATTAAACAGAAGCAATGGTTAGGGTTCCTGACGACGACTGATAAAGATTTAGAAAACTAGATGTTGTAAGTAATGGTTGCCAGCTTGCTATAAGCGGCTATCTAGCTTGCAAGCTTCATCTTGTTTCTTGTCCCAGACGAAAGAACGGACATGAAGGTTAGGGGATAGTGAAGCCAGCGATTGCTTTGCTTACCATACGTTTCTGTCATTTCCTTTGATGGCTTCAAGCTCTTCAAGTGCTGCAATGTCAAGTACTAACTATTTGCTTATCAAATATGAAGACTATATTTCACAAATTGGCATAAATCCCGTTTAATCAGAAGGACTAATCTCTTTTACCATCCAAGACAGGCATAGGGTTGACAGGACGTGATGACGACAATTGCAACGCTCTAGCTACGTAAGATGATTTGTTTACAgaggttgtcactagttaccacagccacaaagtcaaaattgtctatcgttaaaattaatgaaaacaaaaattagctttttgttatttatttaaggttagggtttggcaTAAGGTTAGCAATGTGGTGAAGggtaggtttaaaatcagattttaagaacattaattgtagaaataggcggggtttatgactttgtggccgTACTAAATAGTGACGACCGTTTACAGAGAAGTGTCAAGATAACTGTGGCGCATCATCTTGGACATAGCCTCTGTTGCCTGTAGCTGTTTGTTCTATATAATCATAGAATGTTGTAGAATTATTTCATTTGATGAATAATTAAACTATATAGActaatgtatttgtgtgtgtgtgtgtgtgtgtcgtctgtCTGTCATCTTAGATGTCAAAAAATACTGAGATGTCAAAAAATATGAATTAATAGGAGCCTTTTAGAAATTGTCAAACATTTATTCAAAATGTAT
This window encodes:
- the LOC121573698 gene encoding ras-related protein Rab-4B — protein: MTETYDFLFKFLVIGSAGSGKSCVLHQFIENKFKQDSSHTIGVEFGSRVVMVAGKTVKLQIWDTAGQERFRSVTRSYYRGAAGALLVYDITSRETYNALTNWLTDARTLASPNIVIILCGNKKDLEADREVTFLEAARFAQENELMFLETSALTGENVEEAFLKCGRTILNKIESGELDPERMGSGIQYGDTTVRQLRQSPQAGSAQGRDQCNC